The following DNA comes from Hylaeus volcanicus isolate JK05 unplaced genomic scaffold, UHH_iyHylVolc1.0_haploid 12197, whole genome shotgun sequence.
GATGAAAATTCCACTCATACATTCTTCCATTCCATAGACATCTAGGACATTCAACAAacaatgataaaaattgtttttgtattcttttaatatGATGATTTTTTTTGACTGTATCCAAAGCTTGGAGTGACTGTGATTGAATTGACGCTCGACATAAAGGACAagaattctgtaaaatttaaaagatatcaCCTAGTGCATCGACTCTGTAGAAAAAGTTACTTTTCGATGTAAAGAGGATTTGATACAATCTACGCAAAATATATGCCAACACTCGGTCACCACAGGACGACAAAACACCTCCAAACAAATAGCACAATAAAGCTCGTCTAAACTGCACTTTGGGTATCCTGCAGATCGTTTCAACGAAGTTAGCATtcccattttattttgtacagcGAGGGATCGAATGTATAAAGATGTGGAGCTACGTTGAACTTTAATGGCATCTAAACCCAGAATTCGTGGTTTACAATGAACTTTGGCAAacggaaatcaaagaaaattcaaagagAACATGTTACGTTGTATAGTTtgtgagaaaattaaaaaaaaacctacaGTTGTTAGCTTTAGATAGACATTGCAAGACTTGTTGCTTTGATGCCAATTCTCGTACACGTCGTACTACAAAACTTCCTTCCAAATCAATCAGTAAGGATGCAGCGCTttgtatctataaaaataaattgataacaGACTGGACTAATAAAGTCGTGTCAAGTCGGCCAATTCAACGCTTACCCACGAGTAAATACGAGACGTATAGTCAGTATTAACGGTTCCTTCGGAATTTCGTATAACAATGTCCGAATTCCTTGAGTCAATAGGAGGTATTGTTGAACTTGtttctgtttctctttctgtATATGCTACTATacgttgaaaaaataagttacaTTGGTCtgaactacaaaaaaaaacacttatTTCTTGTTGTTCACTAAATGCATCATGTTGTGAATCATAATAAccatattcataaatatcgtTATAGCTTATGTCATTACCCATTAAAGACGGATTTTCAACAACGAATAATAtggacaattttcttttttgttcgcGGTTTTATTGGGACAACTGCTTTCTCTCGTAtacaaactatttttttttcaaagtaattaacttgaaaattaaaaaaaatatattactttttttgaaaaaaaacaattttaccattattttttatcggttctacttttttcatttattcttaaATCTTCTTTTAGTATAGACTGTGTTATATACGTTAGCGGAAcatcatttcttttcattatttattatcggaGTCGTAAGACAATTAaaaaggattttttaaaaactgctCGAGTCGGTagttttaaaactaaaataaaataaacactttTTAATTGATAGAATCGCACAGTcttaaagaatgaaagaaacaaacattGTTTTAAGTATTAAGATTGTGAAGcctttaaaaacaattaattgaagtattgttgtaattaataacattttgcAGTCTCAAAGAATGAATgaagcaaaaatatattgttctcgtatgttttgtaaatttcCTCAAATAAATAACTACTGGTGtaccaattaaaataaatggcaCAAAGGTAATCCCAAGCTGTTGTTTTTTCCtggataaaatttaatttttcgtgtTCAACATggtaaaaaaatttggaacaaaaacaataaaaaaaaataaaagaaacacaaGTTTaggtatgaaaaaaaaatcaggtaggatgtttttttttattttcaatgtctAAAGTAGATGGTAaccaaaacaatgaaattccaATTATAAAACAGACGAATGAtcaaatgaattcaaatagcATTCCATGTTTAAAACCTAATAACACAAACGACATGGAAAGAGATAACAAAGAATCCAttggtgttaaaaaaaaacaaaaacggtaCATTCTTTTTGTTGGAAATCTTCCTTATGGAATTACTAAGAAACAACTAGCTACATTCTTTAAAGGACTaggtaacaaaataaaaagtatatttcacTAATTTTGTTAGATGTCATTAGTTTAAGACTTTTGGACTctaaaatcgataaaaaacCACATGGATGTGCTTTTGTTGAACTGAAAACGTCAAAAGACTTTACGGTCAATCATCATGattgaaaatacttttcatttttagtgaggtcatgtttttcatttttgttaatagGCCGGCTTAAAATACCACCGACAAATGCTGGATGGTCGTTGTATACGCGTTGAACGAACTGTGGGAGGGTAAAGTCATATTGGTACATATGTGTATGGTCTTAacgtgaatttttgtatatgaAAGAGGTGGGAAAGGAAAATCTCGCCAGCAAAAACTCAAACAAGTGAACCGAAAATTGCGAAAATCTCGAGTTAGTCCAATTATTTGTTTCCtcgacattttgtttttttagaaaaacacATGGgaaaaagtgttaaaaaaaaaagaagttccACTTGATTAATTCATGAATAACTTCACTTGAGAAGAATTGAACTTTTCATTAACTGCTTTATTAAAACCGACGAATTGTAGAgtagttttttcttttaaataaattatccgtTTGAATATAAGGctttaaaacaaaagtattttatattctatctAGTTCTTGAGTCAAATTTATCATCAAGAAGCTGAATGAAACAAGTATCaagatagaaataaaaatagatgtcgttgcattttttaatcaaagcaATGTTTATAACAACTCGTTTTTAAACTTATTTGTTACGTGGAAAAATTTTCACAAACGCGTTTTATTGCACCATActatttaattgtttcaatgTCTTGGGAATTTTCGGTAATAGTCAATATGAAATTtgtgaaacatattttattgtttgtgAAATATCAGACATTAGTACTATTTTGGTTCTTCTAGACAACAAAGTTATTCTTGTCTAGAAGTTCATGCTAATTCATTGAACGTATAAACTCATGACTGTGACAACATATTGTTATGAAAGCACCCgcataaatagaaatttaccATTGTATTCATTCATATttgttgatttaaaaattagtattttatttaaataaaaggatgAGTTTAAAGAAAGAAGCGTTTTGTTCATTAACCAAgagaaatgtaattgaaaaagaaggGTAAATGGAGAGGAATGCTGTACAAATCGTAAAGGGAAAGTCAACAAAATGGTTTTCTTGATTGAGTAattaacgtttttattttttttttgaatttataaaagaaaaaacgatatttctaaataatattaaaaaagaaaaggtttttcttaaaattaacaaaaattttagcACAGCACTGGAACGTGcagggttaaaaaaattgtcacaTGAGAAATCCAGTTGAAAATCACAGTAGCAAGGAAtctattgaaaaatgaaacaaacaaaaaattcacacGTCATGTTGTTTGAATTTGTGCACAACAAACAACATCATAAGTTGTACATTCATTGTTAGTTCTACAATGTGCTTTTTTCGCTAGTACAGCATGTTTTAAATGAGAAATCCTCAGATGCTCCAATAGTTAGAAGTCTgccaaaaaatttgttaataccGAAACGCGTATAGAACGTAATGAGAGAGTTCTATAAAAATGAACTCTACCTTGTAGCAGAAGCGATGATTTTATTTAGCacaaaaacgtttaaaaaaatttctcaaaaaaaagaaataacatttaaacagcaaggtattttatttaaaaacaatacaaTGTCCTTCTAGTAGTCAGTTTTGCATTTATTACAGGTCCACATGGGGGATAAAAGCATGGGTGTTCTCTAGTAATTGTTCATCAAGTACAGTGGAGAAGGCctagtttaatttaattcttggTCTACGTCCATTCGTGCGCTGTAATAAGAAGAACAAAAcgtttttctctctctttattTCTCTCTGTGTAATGTCGTCCTTAATGTGAAAAGATGCGGTCAACTGGTCAAAAAGCAGCCTGATACACTCTTACTCAAGGTGTTTCCTAAAAACCAACACGTCACAAAGAACAATCTAAAATTGTTCCTCCTTTCCTTTCATAGTTTTTCCTGACTGCATAGTCATTGGCAGATTTTGAGCGAGTTGgcgttaaaataaatcttttactttgaaaacCAAGGTCACTTGtaatagttttgttttttccaataatcgaaaagtttcttatcaacatgattattttaaaaaaaagaaacaagccATATGGCATTGATCCATAGTGTTCCTGAGAAGAATCACTGTGGACGTTTACGGAAACGTTCGAAGCGTTTAGAAATAGATTTCTGTACAAAAGTGTTTAAAGTAGAAACGACTTGACGTCTGAGGCACCATACTTAACGTCATCGGCCGGTTCCGCGTAAActactatttaaaaatgggCATGCTGATTAAAATGCCTAAAGTAAAGAATCCGCGAACTTCACACAAAGCAGCTGAGTCCCTTGTTTAGATTCCAAAGAATTTGTGGATAATGTCGCGCATATCCTGcttgttaacaaaaatgaacaagCCACAGTTCTAAATGGAGCTTggttttttgattttataaaacaagTGACACCCATTGCACataatgatatttttgtaaaaaaatgttgaaaggTACTCACGCTTTAgttgaaacataaaatagtTCCTTTCCTTAAAGTTCAAGTCTACTGAAAGCgacattgaaaaatttacaaattttttttaaagataaactCATAACCAGAGAAACGCGTTTTGTGTGCCCATAAAGCGTCATGGTAAATGTCCAAGGCATTGCCAAGATTTTTTTCGCGTTTATGGTAATGGGAAATCATGCGATTTTTTTGGAATTTAGTAGCTGCTACCCTTCTTTTGTGTAACGTGACGAAAAAGCTACTGAATGCTTTACTCTTGCCTTTGCCTCATTTGACTGTCCAAGACTGACTTTGTAAAACAaggctaataaaaaaaaagagaaacactcaacataattaatttttcttacttcTTTCATTTGTACAGCACTATAGTTCATTTAAAAAGCTTATTCTTGGTACTAGGTATGGATGATTGAAATCAAAGTTGCGTCATAAAAGAGTCAAAAAACAAGTGACGTTTTTTAAGTAAGGCTGTTTTGAAAAAactatagaatttttttgtcaAGAACGAAGAAAGCATTTAACAAGTTctcataaaaaatttaaaattgaatgactTGCTAAAGTAAGCATCTAGAATTAGAAagtctatttaaaaaaaatacacttttATTGAATTCTCCAAAAATGACTAGTATGACATGAACAATGTCTTTACGTTGCTTGGGGTGTGTATAAAAGGAAGCATCGTTTCTAAGCATTCACCGTTTTGTTTGATTGGAAACACTAagctttaaaaaaacttttttaaaatgacTGCTCAAAACTAGATGTAATAGTTTGTTTCGGAGTCAGAAAAGAATTTAGATTTTTGAAAAGAGGTGTTCTCTTTTATCTTTTAGAATTGCTTGTTTTCTGCACACTGTGATTCTTTGGCTCTGCAATCCACGTgtcgaaaattttaaaagagttAACGGGTGGGGTTTTCTTCCGCGAATGAATAGATACAAGGATTGTCAAACTAACAAAAAGAAGTTGTCCTAGGTGTTTTGgtagaataaagaaaaagttactgAGGTTTATTTGCATTCTATATCGGAGGCAGGAAACCataaaattaacttgacaCATTGCCTAATTTGGTAGGCGAAGAGCCCTTTATTGACGCagcgtttatttttattatatacgataaatatataagttGAAGGGTTTTCGGTAAGTGTGATAGTGGTTTTAAAAAGCAAAGGGACGGGAGGGGTACTACCAGTAAATTGTTATGCGGTAGTGCGTAGAGCCTTTCATTCAGATTTTCCGGCGTCACTAGAAATTAATGCGGTAAATAAGAAGATATGGGAGAGATTtgtggtattttttttaaacataactGCAACACAACTGTTaagcgtttaaaaaaataagagttAACAAATgaacgtttttgttttttgtgtTTCACACAGCTTTTTGAGTGGAAACAATGATGTAATGTCGACGTTTGACAATgttcactttttaaaaaaatcagtCATATAGTAGAAAGTATAAGCGTGGAtttcatcaaataaaaaaaaaagttagaaaaagGATCTTGAATATGGAGAgcacgaaaattaaaaatcaccttagtttttttaaagtcaagtttttcttttcaacacGCTAATATACCtcgccaaaaaaaaaacattttagttgaaaaaaaagtaaatgatCTTTTAACAAGttgaaagaatgtttattAAGACGAAAGTGGCATGGACCGTTGTCATTTGCATAGAACGGATATGTAGCGAAGAGTCTGGAATTAGTCTAGCAATAAACTGAAACTGAATCCTAGCGATGAGTCGCTTAGGCAACGACAAAACTCTCTGTTTCATGCACGGTTTCCCTTTAAGGGAATATTCTATTTAACGGAATTATGGAGCCCGAAAGGATGTTTCGTAACGTAGCGGCATGTAACGAAAAGATTGTCAACATTTTGGAACAACggttaaaaaacattttgtttagaataaaaGACGACTTTGGGGTAGAATGTAGCACGTTCAAAAACAAGTTAGGTCCATAAATTAAACAGTGGGGTTGTGTGTAACAGAATAGATGAATGGGTGCGCGGGATTGGCGTGTATCACCTTGATTTGAGTTTTTGTTTGTTAGTGCTGAACACTAAACACTGCATTATGCATGTAAGGTTCACATTCAATCGTATGCTGCGGTGAGTGTCGAAAAGAAACAGTGTTTATTTTGGATGATCCAATAAGGCAGAGAGGGGTATAGAAGACCAAGAAGAATTATTACCgttgtatttgtatataacaCCAGAATCAATATAGATGGATAACTTACCAAATCCGTAAATTTGTCTTCCGTTATACATACGTGCGGGCTTTGGAACAAATAGAATACCATTGTCTTCAGCTAAACCTTCTATAATTTCAACAAGGCGTGAAGCGAGAACAAAGCGAGAATCTGAAGTGGCAACCTTAGTTTCTGAAAGCTTGCTTGGACGTTTAACAGACACATTCGGAGTCGTGGACTCTTCACTAATGTTGTTCCTTATTATGTATTGCGTGCTAGAGTGTGACGGTGAATCGAACGAATTATGTATTTCATAAGGAAGgggttttcttttattcgtccGTTGTTGCGTTTCATGCGTATTATTAGTTTGGTTATTGTTTACACCATAATCCATTTTTGTTGTGTCATTTTCCAATAACTCCATATCAGTGTTTTCACTtaacttttctaaataatGATTAATGAGCTCGAGTCccgatataaaaaatgtttgaacaaGAGGTTCATTTAAAAGTGACTTTGGAAAGCATTTCTTCCATGTAGTGTAccaattataaattctttccaAATCAACATGCGCACAATTCAACCAATCTGAAAGaaactaattatttgaaaatgaaaccattataaaaaaaaaatcaaacaacaTACATTCAACCATTTAGGAAATAAATGTCTTTGTAAAAGTTCAATGACTCGACATAACGGAACCGCATAAATCCATTGAAACACGCAATCAAGTGGTTCGGTGTCTTGTTTTTCGGCAGTGATCTATGAGAAATGGCATGGACGTTTACATAAAGAATTAAGAGTGGAATGTTTACCTTAAAATGTTCCAGGGTTTGTTTAATATCATTAAGAATTCGTTCTGTAATAATATGATGCCAAACGACCCGTAATTCTTTTGATTCCAAAGGAACGCAAGCATCACGGAATTGTATTAAGAGAGACGTAAAATAGAAAGTAAGAGTCTGTTGAAAAGGTTTCGGatgcattaaaaaagaatcaataCAATACAGTAACAAGGCCGCTATTTCAGTCCCTAAAAAGTGAATCTTAAAATCCTTATATTCTGAAGGCCATCGTTCGCGAAGCTGTATTATAATATCggtaagttttttaaaaatcttctcAATCACAAGACAAATTCGGTCGCTTTTGTCAAGTAACTTAGATGCATGGCTTAAGACATCATCGCTTGAATTCTCGTTTTCCATTTGTTCTTGACTGGTAACACTTTCATACGGTGTACAATTTATCGGTGTATACTTTAGTACAGCActctttcgtttttcttgcATATCGCTTGCTGTTTCAACTAAATCGTTAACTTGGATGAGTTTTTccatataaatacaattttgtgattttataaaggaaaataaaatttttaaaatattttttaaaacttgaattttttcttcaagttCTTCAATTTCACTAGTACATGTTTTCAAGACTTCCATGGCTTTTTGTAgcttttcttcttcgaaaacttttttttttgtacgatcCAATAAACGACATTCAACTTTGTATAAATGAGAATACAAAAAACGGCTTGCAGTCTGTATGGCAATAATTGTGTCATTAGATTTAAAAGCGTAACGGTGAGTGTTTGAAAAAGATGGGGAAAAAATGGCTTCCGATACTCTAAACTGAAATTccgataaattattaatgaccCGTGTTGTAGGTCCTGTCATATCAACAACTCGAAATTGTGAAGGATCTTGTAACAAACATTCTTCTGCGTGaagatcttttaaaaaatgactatatttttttactttttcaaaccgCTTAGATAACCGTTCAGAACAAGAAGTTTCTGTCATTCCATCCTTCGGATTCGTATCCGCCGATGCTgaggcatttttttttaaaatatttttatacgtttcaGAGGCGCTTTGAATCAATTCATCCGATGTAGTGAATTGGACCTTATgctttttcattgtttttttgtgGGAATGTGTCTCCGatcgtttttctttattaacatGCCACTCATCATAAGTAGTTGAGCTGGAACGTTGCTTATTTAAAAGATCATCTAATGCACTTAATGCAGGATCATCGTCGTGTgcgaaatttttgttacttgACTCGCGCCATCCTTGTTCTTTTAATCCTTCTTTTTTATGGCGTATTTGGCTCTAAAAGTCCAGAAACAAATCTCATGTTGGTTGTAACAATATGGACAAAAGTATTGTTGTTGGTGCAAGTCCAACTTACTTGAATGGGTGCTACAATTCCAGTCCCTTTCTTACCCAGCCCGCCACCGGTGTACCCCATTTGCTTTAAAAGTTGAAAACCTTTCCCATACAGTTTCTGCATCCTCTCTTGACCGATTTGAGGTCCCTGATGCTTTACATGCATTTTCAACGAATCCTGCTCACGATCATTTGcttccttttgtttttttgcGCTTTGTTCAAATTCAAAGATATCCGACTCCAACTCAAGCTTATCCtgtgaagaagaagaaagcgAATAATCGgttgaaattatattcgtgTTGTGAGTTGGCAAAGAAGGCTTGTTAGAGTCACTTAACGACTCATCTTCATGCGAGGAAGAAACGTAACCTAACAATTCATAACTTTCATCTTTTCCATAGTTTTCTTGTAGATACTGTACAACATGGGAATCCAAAATAtctttttgtacctttacaaCCTGCTTTTctacaatttccttttttgCTTTACTTTGAGTTGCACCCATAACCTCCCCCAACACAAAATGAAGCGATCTGCAAGTTGATCCAAGTTTTTTAGAATGTCGAAACCTATCATGCTTTAAACTTTTTTGAAGGTGAAGCCTTTCGTCACTAAAAGAATCCGAGTCGCTTGAAACGTGgtaaaaatttttcttcaatgaatgacgtttttttttaaacaaataatcatTATGAAGATAATcatcctcgtcgtcgtcgctaGAAGACATATGTTTTTTGGATTTCTCACCAAGATGTTCTTCACCTGTTGATCAGGTTTGAAACGATTCAGCCGTCATGCAGCAGCTCAAGTGCTAGCTATAACGATTTTTACTAGTGTTTAAtgccgtaaaaaaaaaacttaatattACTGTTTAAGTAAAAGTTGATTGTTAGCTTATAGAAAACcagttattttaaatggaagtgttacacaaaaaaaagattttaagactatgaagaaaaacatctttattatatactagccatcgaaaaaattaaacagttacacgaaatttaaatgtgattTAAGTAAATTGACTAATGGAACACCTTGATTTAAAACGGCATCAAGAAAGTTGTGAATCTCAGATTCCGTGCTTGAGTTTGTTTTCTTCATcacctaaaataaaacaatcattttataagCCGATAAATTAATAGTCTTCAATTTAAGAACAATTTACAGGTTTTCGACAAAACTTacaagaaacttttttctctTAG
Coding sequences within:
- the LOC128883074 gene encoding uncharacterized protein LOC128883074 isoform X2; amino-acid sequence: MGNDISYNDIYEYGYYDSQHDAFSEQQEISVFFCSSDQCNLFFQRIVAYTERETETSSTIPPIDSRNSDIVIRNSEGTVNTDYTSRIYSWIQSAASLLIDLEGSFVVRRVRELASKQQVLQCLSKANNYAIKVQRSSTSLYIRSLAVQNKMGMLTSLKRSAGYPKCSLDELYCAICLEVFCRPVVTECWHIFCVDCIKSSLHRKNSCPLCRASIQSQSLQALDTVKKNHHIKRIQKQFLSLFVECPRCLWNGRMYEWNFHQTLCFRQETGNAQKNIKHFKCVSQA
- the LOC128883074 gene encoding uncharacterized protein LOC128883074 isoform X1, with product MGNDISYNDIYEYGYYDSQHDAFSEQQEISVFFCSSDQCNLFFQRIVAYTERETETSSTIPPIDSRNSDIVIRNSEGTVNTDYTSRIYSWIQSAASLLIDLEGSFVVRRVRELASKQQVLQCLSKANNFHCKPRILGLDAIKVQRSSTSLYIRSLAVQNKMGMLTSLKRSAGYPKCSLDELYCAICLEVFCRPVVTECWHIFCVDCIKSSLHRKNSCPLCRASIQSQSLQALDTVKKNHHIKRIQKQFLSLFVECPRCLWNGRMYEWNFHQTLCFRQETGNAQKNIKHFKCVSQA
- the LOC128883075 gene encoding uncharacterized protein LOC128883075 isoform X1, which codes for MVKKFGTKTIKKNKRNTSLVDGNQNNEIPIIKQTNDQMNSNSIPCLKPNNTNDMERDNKESIGVKKKQKRYILFVGNLPYGITKKQLATFFKGLDVISLRLLDSKIDKKPHGCAFVELKTSKDFTAGLKYHRQMLDGRCIRVERTVGGGGKGKSRQQKLKQVNRKLRKSRKNTWEKVLKKKEVPLD
- the LOC128883075 gene encoding uncharacterized protein LOC128883075 isoform X2; translated protein: MVKKFGTKTIKKNKRNTSLDGNQNNEIPIIKQTNDQMNSNSIPCLKPNNTNDMERDNKESIGVKKKQKRYILFVGNLPYGITKKQLATFFKGLDVISLRLLDSKIDKKPHGCAFVELKTSKDFTAGLKYHRQMLDGRCIRVERTVGGGGKGKSRQQKLKQVNRKLRKSRKNTWEKVLKKKEVPLD
- the LOC128883075 gene encoding uncharacterized protein LOC128883075 isoform X3, coding for MNSNSIPCLKPNNTNDMERDNKESIGVKKKQKRYILFVGNLPYGITKKQLATFFKGLDVISLRLLDSKIDKKPHGCAFVELKTSKDFTAGLKYHRQMLDGRCIRVERTVGGGGKGKSRQQKLKQVNRKLRKSRKNTWEKVLKKKEVPLD
- the LOC128882898 gene encoding tuftelin-interacting protein 11-like produces the protein MEKLIQVNDLVETASDMQEKRKSAVLKYTPINCTPYESVTSQEQMENENSSDDVLSHASKLLDKSDRICLVIEKIFKKLTDIIIQLRERWPSEYKDFKIHFLGTEIAALLLYCIDSFLMHPKPFQQTLTFYFTSLLIQFRDACVPLESKELRVVWHHIITERILNDIKQTLEHFKITAEKQDTEPLDCVFQWIYAVPLCRVIELLQRHLFPKWLNFLSDWLNCAHVDLERIYNWYTTWKKCFPKSLLNEPLVQTFFISGLELINHYLEKLSENTDMELLENDTTKMDYGVNNNQTNNTHETQQRTNKRKPLPYEIHNSFDSPSHSSTQYIIRNNISEESTTPNVSVKRPSKLSETKVATSDSRFVLASRLVEIIEGLAEDNGILFVPKPARMYNGRQIYGFGKLSIYIDSGVIYKYNGNNSSWSSIPLSALLDHPK
- the LOC128883109 gene encoding septin and tuftelin-interacting protein 1 homolog yields the protein MGATQSKAKKEIVEKQVVKVQKDILDSHVVQYLQENYGKDESYELLGYVSSSHEDESLSDSNKPSLPTHNTNIISTDYSLSSSSQDKLELESDIFEFEQSAKKQKEANDREQDSLKMHVKHQGPQIGQERMQKLYGKGFQLLKQMGYTGGGLGKKGTGIVAPIQSQIRHKKEGLKEQGWRESSNKNFAHDDDPALSALDDLLNKQRSSSTTYDEWHVNKEKRSETHSHKKTMKKHKVQFTTSDELIQSASETYKNILKKNASASADTNPKDGMTETSCSERLSKRFEKVKKYSHFLKDLHAEECLLQDPSQFRVVDMTGPTTRVINNLSEFQLQAVFCILIYTKLNVVYWIVQKKKFSKKKSYKKPWKS